A window of Rhipicephalus microplus isolate Deutch F79 chromosome X, USDA_Rmic, whole genome shotgun sequence genomic DNA:
GCTGAATCTCAGTGTGTCTTCAATGCCACGAACTTGGAAAAGCATTTTTTTTGCCATGGAAGTCCGAATACACCGAATATCATTTGATGTCCTTGCATTTCTGGTAGTTTTGTAAAGCTGGACATTTGAGCTGTGAACAAGGCACATAGGCAAGAAGGCCCAGGGGggcctgtccccccccccctcctccgaaATAGGTTCAGTAGTCCAATAACGCCAAAGTATAGAGGTACAAGTACTAGTATCAGcgtgcacatttaaaaaaaataataaactaacGCTATTTAAGGAACTAAGCACGAAAAGCTAAAAAAGAAACCTTATTCTGAAAGCACAGCAGCTTTCGCCGAGAAATTCAGCATCCGGCTTGTGAATCAACACCACAACAGAAACACCACTTACTCATATGTCTGAGGGGTCAGTGAAACCATTGCCCGTACAGGAAATTAGACATTCGAGTGACTTTAAAGCTTACGACCACATGCTGTTTACGTATTGCCAAACACAATACATCGAGGCAGTCAACGAAATGCGCTCTATAGAGCTCGGAAATGGGAACTTTCGTGCGGACTGAAATGGCTCCGACGACCCATTGACCCATTCTTACTCCCCTGTGCGATCCACACGACCCTTTTTCTGCTGCCTCTATCTTCGGGCAGGCGCCCACGTGATGGAAAGAGTAAACAGTGTAACCAGTTATTGTGGTTGGAACACCCACCTGTTGAAGTAGTGTTTATGCTGCTGCCCAGTTATTTGTCTACTGCGTGCCGACGGAAATGCCATGGTTTAGGAACTTGCTCATTAATCTCGGGAAAGTAAGCGGACGACCACCATTGTTGCTTACGCCGTTTAACGTTTGGTACCGCTTTTTTCGCGCTTCTTTTTTCGCTTAAAAAGTACAAACGTTTTTGTATGCGTGGTGCCTAAATATTCAgagtaaactggtgtgcgcaagcAACTCCAGTTAAAGTAGCTGAAACTTACTGCCCGCTGCAAGTTTTACTGCCTGAAGCTTCTAGGGATGTGTAATAATTGCTCTAAAGTAAAGTGCTCAACACCTACAAAAACTCGACCGAAACATCGTTTTACTTAATTACCGCAAGGCCTTCGGAGATAGAGGGACGAAAGCTATGGATTGCCACTGGGCGTTGGAACAGACGAGCCTCTCCGACATTGTGCGAGTTAAAGCGTCGCTTCTTGTTCTAAAGCATTTTGTTCTGTCGTGTTAGTACCCGTTAGATGCACTCGATTATGCTGACACTGGTTAACAACAAGAATAATCATAGCCTAAGAATATGTTGGTTCGGTTTGACCACCGTGCAAGGGCACTTTGCTCGGACTTTCTGTATTTAATTTTTACAGAAACGGCAATGCGGTAATCGTTGACTTCGGAAAGAACAAGCAGTTATTTATACGTCACATTTGTATTTTCAAAAAATTGAGTGTTCACTACGAGCTCCACCTCATATCTGGGCCTTGTTACGCTGGTATGCGCGAAGCTTCTATTATATTCACCAGCTTCACAATTCACTCCACTAGGACAGCAGCAGTGGCGGTTCGTTCTCCTTCGCAGTAAGAGGTGATCACATGTCTTCTCGGGTGACCATCTTCAAAATATGCCACTGCTCCCAAGACGTCATCTATTGATACTTTTCAACACTCGGCCGACCAAACTACATAATCAAACATGTCTCCTCTGGACGAGCGAAGTCCGCTATCCATCGAGCAACAAACTTCATGCACTAACTCACGACCCACATAGTGGCCCTCCGTGCCACCGTCAGCGCACCCTTAGGCCCTCACCGAAAAGCAAGGGGAGCTGTAGGGAAGGGGCCGCATCCATCTCACAGATTGTTCTGTGGAATCAGATGAATCAGATTCGTCTGTACCACTTCGAATTCTCGAGTTATCCCGATCTTGTGTGGTACTGGGGCTCAGGGGTAACGAGGATCTCACCGCTGCCTTAAGTTTGCTGGGACTTGGTCTGGCCGGTCTTAATTGGTAGCTGGCTTTCGTCACCGGACCCGTCTTTTGTAGTCAGAAAATGCACTCGTGCAGGACAGgcggaaatttatttacatttatgaGTATAGAAAGGAGAATAAAAAGAGGAAGGGAGGAATGTACTAcagtcttcggcttatatagccAGCCATTGGACAACCCTCAAGCACCCGGTGTCCGTAGATGCCCCCAATTGGGTTGCTCAAAGACCCGGCGGTGACGATCAGAGTCCACCAGGGTGAAAAGGGAGGATAGAGTATCGTTGGCCTCCAGGGGTGCAGCACTCATCCAGACTGGCTTCCCGATGACTTTGTACACGCACTGCTTTGTGCATTATCTGAATCTTTTTTTGGGTGACACCTCACCTGTGCAAGACATTCGACGGACCTTTTGCACAATTAGTCAAGTGTGCACTTTCTTTCGTATGTCACCCAAAAAGACAGCACTCCTAAGACAGAGCACTGATGTCTCTTCTATCTCTCATCTCTACTATCCCCTCGCGTCGTTTGCGCagttaagcactctttatcatgttataccaacaggCTCAATCCTACTGTCTTTTATGTTTCATTTGTAATTTGTGTTGCCAAAGCACACCTCCAAAGGGAAATTTGAATCTTCGCATGCCGACCTTAGATTTTTACCTGAGATATAAAGCAACAGCTGATAGCATTACACTGAAAGGTGAATGAGAAATTATGAAAACTAAATAATGCAAGAGAATGAATTTGCCCGCTTGGCAATGGACGCATTAGGTGAATGCGACGAAGCCCACTTCCGGAGCATTCACACACTCCTCAACATATTGGCAACGCTTCCAGTGAGTACATCTGCTGCAGAATGCAGCTTCTCGGCATTGAAAAGAATGAAAACGTACTTGAGGAATCATACGGACAAGGAGCGCCTTAATGGTCTGGACCTTATGTCCAGTCACCGTATACAAGTCAGTGTCGACGAAATTATCACTGTGTTTATGGAGAAACCACGACGCGTGAGCATTATAGGGTGAACCGGTGCCTTCGGCAAGGctacatgttcttttttttcttttgcattgacCTTTACTTTATGGTAAACGGCAATGCCAATTGTTAAAATTACTTGCAATAAGAACGTTCTGCCACTTTTGTGTCAGGGAAGCAtctgtgttttattttttgttattaaataaaaatgtctgcatgtgtgtgtgtgtgtgtttttgtttgaAAATTCTTGCCTTAAAATGACTCCTGCTCTTCTCGCAGGCCTCTTGTTAAAACAGAGTGGGAGAAGTTCGGCAAAGAATGCGTCCGATATTTTTGAACGCACATGCGTACGAGGACGACCGGTTTCCTTGAATTCCCACCCCCTTTGTTTGACGCTCCTTTTTCCATAACTGAATTTGTATGGGCCCTCTTGGTCACGATTATTTAGTAGAAAAGCATTCTTTCGGGTGCACCTGCACTACCTAGATTGCAGTGTCAAAATTCGATTTCCACCGCTGATTACTTCGCCTCTTGAGCTACATtgcactttattttcattttcttttaatAATTAGGCACCTTTTATATAACCGGCAACTTTTTTATATTTGCATGAAAAGATTTTCTTTCGAACAGTTAGGCCTTGGCCCCCTCCCGAAAAAATCTATGCTACGTGCCTGCTTTGAACTAATGAATATAAATATAAAAATGGAGCCATGGTAATTCTTCATAGTTGCGTTTTGTGATGCTGCAAAAAATTTGATAGTTCATCAAAAAACTCAAAATATCTCTAAGAAACAATTCATTCAAATAAGAGTCTTTCATTCTTTACCTTGAAGGATTGATGAAAGAACCCGACTACGTAATGAAAACCTGTTAGGCTGAGAAAGTACAATTGTCTTATACAAGCTTTCATATTTTCTAAAATAATTTTAGACTAATCTATACTACCAATATTTTTCGCAATAATATATTTTGTGAAAGAACTTATTTGCAGAGAGAAACTTTTCCTTTCCTCAAAGAAAAGCACTTTCGCATCTTTCCCTAAGAACATCCTCTCCACACCAAAAAttatagcatatccacggagtgagtgatgatgaaagaggcgaagcgtccgtttgtttgtttgtttgtttgtttgtttgttcgttcgtttgtctgtctgtctgtctgtctgtctgtctgtctgtctgtctgtctgtctgtctgtctgtctgtctgtctgtctgtctgtctgtctggttacgcctgacgcaggacaaggttagactaagaggagcttcgcccctaaagcagATTAGTTAAAACTATTCCTTCCATAGGTCACACCGTTTTAAGACATGAAACAGACTGCGCATTCGTGAAGAACAACGTACAAAAGTACTTAACGATTCTTCCCTTATTAGCAGCCCATTTGAGCCGGCACTCGTGCTGTATAGATATGACTGAGGGACCCACACtaatcgtcgtcttcttcctggGCCCTCCCTCTTCGCAATCGTCCGGCGGGTGAGACAAAGCGTACGCCTCACCGTGCATCCGCCGTACATCATTCGCGCAGTGCTCGATGCACGTTCCTGTGCGGCCGGCCAGGGAAGCCGCACTGGGTTTCGCACGCAGTCTTGTAACGCGCTGCCAGCGTTAAACCTGCATTAGCATTCGCGATGCACTGAACAATCGCGCACGATCTTCCTCTGCCCCAAAAATACACAGCACGAGAACCACTTTTCCCAAGGAAACGACGGCGCTGAACAAGCGCTGCGCCAATGTGTCTGCGGCTCGCGCGGCTTTCCCGGGACGTAAACTTACCACGGCAAAATGAATCAGCGCGCCTCAACAGCAAGCAAGCTACGCCCATCGCATGCAGTCTGAAACGGCGGTCGGGATGTAGGGCAATGCCCGACTGCTCTCCGCCTTGCTTTCCCCTCCTCCACGGCTGGTCTCGATAACCGGAGACAGCCGCGCCTGCTTAAAAATAGGGCTTCGGAGGTCGGGTCCGGCGCCTTCTCCCCGTACATTTCGTTTAATGAAGGTCTTCTTGTCTTTCGCACTTTCTCTTTCAACGTCCGCTCTCCGCGCTTCATGTGCTGTTCACGGCCGGAGCGCGCTGCCGGTCAAGGCAAAactgtctttcctttctttttattcttgcCACAGATGAAGCGGCGATTCAGGCCAGGAAAGCCGGTACAACAGGGAAATATGCCCGCGAATCAAAGCACCGACCAAACACAAGACAAGCCCGCTCTTCATTGGTGTCGGGCCTCTCTTTGCAAACAAGGAGGAAGGAGGGAGCCGACTATAAAAGAGGGATCGGTGTCTGCTGGCTGCTGGATATTCTCCACCGTTTCTCAGGGACGAGCCATGAAGGTTCTGGTACGTCCCCGTGACCTTGAATAATTGCgttgtttatttatttcctgAGATAGCAGGATTTATTATGCATCCACTCAAATTTATTTAAGCTGTTTGGTTTATACAGGGCTGTAGTTTTTAGAACATGACCCCTAGGCAAATATTACACCAAGTGGATGGAAGAAGCCTTTACTAAAGTTGCCCGCCTGACCACTGAACTGCTTCTTCCATGCTAGGTGTGATTTTGACCTCATAAACTGCTGCTATAGGCATTGGCTTGTCAAGCACAAGTGTCATCAAAAATACGTTAAATATATTTGCATCGACGGCACAAAACATTTTGGGGCGCGAAGTACTGCAACCTCTGACACTGTTGCAAACATTTGTGTTGGAAGTCATATTAACGTCAATGCCTGCGATGGGAGGCTCTTGCAGCTCTTTGATGTTGATGCATGAAAGCAATGCTATAAATTGATATAAGTTCATATTGCTGATAAGATGATGTTTAGCAACATTTCAATGCATATTGCGAACTTGACCAGAAAGTTAGCGATAGTTAGGTGTAAACCTTTTTAAGTGACATCGTAGTGCTCATCAAGCGTCGTATTTCTTGTGGTGAGTTGCCCGTCCTGGCGTCACGTCTAAGGAACAAAACAAATAAACGGCATTTATCGTTCAGATAACAAGATGGTTGTTTCTTCTGTCGGCCCAGGTGCTTGCCTTGGCACTTTCTTGCCTAGTCGCCACCGTCATGGCCGGCGGTTTTCACCACTTCGGAGGTGGCTATGGAGGTGGCTTCGGAGGAGGCTTTGGGGGAGGCTATGGATATGGTCATGGTGGTGGATACGGAGGCCATGGTCACGGAGGTCATGGGTTAGAATCCAGTGGTTTATTCTTTGTTAAAGGACCTGGTGGATACGGTCACGGCTTCCACGGCCTTGAGGCCGTGAAGGGCCCGACTTACTTTGTAAGCACAGAACAATACGTTAAGAAGATTCACCCTGGACTCCCCATCGTTGGCAAGCACCACCGCTAGCATCACTGTGCGTCCCACTTTGCGGTAAGTAATTCAGTACTGCGCTAATGACAATTTCATCGAAAGTCGATTTCATATATTGGTTTATTAGCACAAATTTTGGTAATCCTGAGTTTTTTCAGCTCACAGCTGAGTAATAAACATAGATTTTTTTCGTCAAGAGTGTAACTTCGTGCGTGTATATGAAGGAGACAGTTGAAGGTCAGCCGACAAGAAGAAAATGAATAAATGTAGGATGATTCGGGACAATGCGGGGTTTCAGTGTTTATATAATAGAACTGCATATGTCGAACCAGTTGTCTTCTCTTAATCGTTAATAAACCTTGTATAAATCCCCCATTGGAGCTCAATTATTTCTTCCGTTGAGTTAGCCATTAAGCGAAGTGTCAATATATTGCTTAGTTTCTCTTTATATATTTTAAAAAGAAGGCGTTATAAAGCTTGGATAACGCACTGAATATCACCGACTTTaaaatgaacgtttttttttatgcaatCGTAGTAATAAAATTAATAAAATAAATTCAAGCTTCACTTATCTAAGGAGTTGGGAACGAGTTCACATCAAGTGGGCAAAGTTCTCAGTCACGAATTAGTGTGCAAATTCCAGGTTCTGTGTAAATTTCGCTGTACACTGCACATTGTTTATATTGTAACCGAGGCCAGATGTACATGCCGTATCTAACAATATAGCTAGTAGGTTCAGAAAAGGTGTGTTTCCCCATACTCTAATAGGTCCGGTGGCACATAGTATTGAAGAGTTTTTTATTGTATGCGCACTTATAAGTTCACTAGTTATAGGTCTTTCCAGCAACTCGCTTTTCGTGAATAACCTCTGATGATTTCCCTTCTATGGCGTTCCATAGACGTCGTTGCTTTCATGTTTAGAATCAGCAGGCCCTTTATTACGCTAACTTTGTTCATACTCATATTCCTACACACAATGTACGCAAATAGCAAACCGCGTGCATTTGTCTGACAGTTCTCATGGTTAGGTCACAGTGTACCTAACCTCGTACCAGCGTCTACATGTGTTGCGTTTTGTGGTACATGTTAGTAGCACACGAGATTTTGTGCACTTTAGAGCACATTTTCATCACTAGCTAAAGAATATTATTCGCTAGTGTCAGTCAAGCTCAAGACAGTTGAACCTCTTCAAACATCAAACGTCTAAAAACTTGCTCCCCGATTTTTTTATAGAACGCAATGCTCACGCACCATTATGAAAATGTCAACAGACCTGGCGACGTTTGGC
This region includes:
- the LOC119187651 gene encoding uncharacterized protein LOC119187651 gives rise to the protein MPANQSTDQTQDKPALHWCRASLCKQGGRREPTIKEGSVSAGCWIFSTVSQGRAMKVLVLALALSCLVATVMAGGFHHFGGGYGGGFGGGFGGGYGYGHGGGYGGHGHGGHGLESSGLFFVKGPGGYGHGFHGLEAVKGPTYFVSTEQYVKKIHPGLPIVGKHHR